A single window of Ignavibacteriota bacterium DNA harbors:
- a CDS encoding glycosyltransferase family 2 protein, translated as MPKLTLSMIVKNEEKYLRECLESVKDTVDEIVIVDTGSEDKTVEIAKSYNARIFHFKWINDFSAARNFALSNSTGNWILYLDADERLSSESVKKLKNLVEINELIGFKCVVVSLDEKLGISQSMKYTRLFRNNSDIQFEGKVHEQIENSLIKNNYKIIDSEIIIYHQGYNVPKEELKFKAERNLKLLLNEYKNNKSSYNAYQLANTYSALDDSTNALKYFKEAIVDENLIRELRAISYMNLADYEMRNQNISSSKEYIDKAIKLNPNQSLINIVAAQIYAKLNLSSAINHCINALKQSKLNLSSDQEIFVDAEKIIYEGILISLQFGDMHSLNYFIENLKKNNKDEGNFIEILFINKYNKNEILIHSTAINAVNINNFLRIFNFIRNADLKLELFSNLYDRFSTNSKFLNDFGAFLISINQTTEAKIILESSLLNDDFEDSTLFYLASIYLSTNETQKLEDLLIIIEEKINNDSTSLFSKNKFKILVNKIAPVLK; from the coding sequence ATGCCAAAATTAACCTTAAGCATGATTGTAAAAAACGAAGAAAAATATCTTCGGGAATGCTTGGAATCGGTTAAAGATACCGTTGATGAAATTGTTATTGTTGATACAGGTTCTGAAGACAAAACAGTAGAAATTGCAAAAAGCTATAATGCCAGGATATTTCATTTTAAATGGATAAATGATTTTTCGGCGGCTCGTAATTTTGCGCTTTCTAATTCGACGGGAAATTGGATTTTGTACTTGGATGCCGATGAAAGATTATCTTCCGAATCTGTTAAGAAGTTAAAAAATCTTGTTGAAATAAATGAATTAATTGGCTTTAAATGCGTTGTTGTAAGCTTAGATGAAAAATTGGGCATTTCTCAATCGATGAAATATACTCGATTGTTCAGAAATAATTCTGATATTCAATTTGAGGGAAAAGTACATGAGCAAATTGAAAACTCGCTAATTAAGAATAATTATAAAATCATTGATTCAGAGATTATAATTTATCATCAAGGATATAATGTACCTAAAGAAGAATTAAAATTTAAGGCGGAAAGAAATTTAAAATTGCTGCTTAATGAATATAAAAACAATAAATCGTCTTATAACGCCTATCAGCTCGCAAATACATATTCGGCGCTTGACGATTCAACAAATGCTTTAAAATATTTTAAGGAAGCGATTGTTGACGAAAATTTAATAAGAGAATTAAGGGCAATATCTTATATGAATTTGGCGGATTATGAAATGCGGAATCAAAATATTTCAAGTTCAAAAGAGTATATTGATAAAGCAATAAAATTAAACCCAAATCAATCTCTTATAAATATTGTTGCAGCCCAAATATATGCAAAGTTAAATCTTTCTAGTGCAATTAATCATTGCATAAACGCGTTAAAGCAGAGCAAATTAAATTTAAGTTCAGATCAAGAGATATTTGTCGACGCCGAAAAAATAATTTATGAAGGAATTTTAATTTCGCTTCAATTCGGCGATATGCACAGTTTGAATTACTTTATCGAAAATTTAAAAAAAAATAATAAAGACGAAGGTAATTTTATAGAAATATTGTTTATTAATAAATATAATAAGAATGAAATTCTTATTCATTCAACTGCTATAAATGCTGTTAACATAAATAATTTTTTGAGGATATTTAATTTTATAAGAAACGCTGATTTAAAACTCGAATTATTTTCAAACTTATATGACAGATTTTCAACAAACTCAAAATTTCTTAATGATTTCGGAGCATTTCTAATTTCAATAAACCAAACAACTGAAGCTAAAATTATATTGGAATCATCATTATTAAACGATGATTTTGAAGATTCGACATTATTTTACTTAGCATCCATTTATCTTTCTACAAATGAGACACAAAAACTTGAGGATTTATTAATTATTATAGAAGAAAAAATTAATAATGATTCAACATCACTTTTTTCGAAAAATAAATTTAAAATATTAGTGAATAAAATAGCTCCAGTTCTAAAATAG